One genomic window of Candidatus Binataceae bacterium includes the following:
- a CDS encoding HigA family addiction module antitoxin, whose translation MRWRSRCVPVSRMYEIVNCARAITSEAALRLARHLGTSPEFWLGLQSDYDLEKAQQEFEERIEREVQPRGRAA comes from the coding sequence ATGCGCTGGCGCTCGCGTTGCGTCCCGGTGAGTCGTATGTACGAGATCGTGAATTGCGCGCGCGCGATCACGTCCGAGGCGGCCCTGCGACTCGCGCGCCACCTCGGGACCAGCCCCGAGTTCTGGCTCGGTCTGCAGAGCGACTACGATCTGGAAAAGGCCCAGCAAGAATTCGAGGAGCGGATCGAACGCGAGGTTCAGCCGCGGGGACGCGCCGCGTAG